In Candidatus Eremiobacteraceae bacterium, the genomic stretch CCATCTCGATCTCGGCTACTTCACGCCGGACTCGCGCCATTACCGCGAATACCTCAACGCGGTGAGTGCGGGCGGCAACTTCGCGATCGTCAACCGCCTCGCGATCTACGAAGATGTCGCGCGCGCGTTTTCCGACGTCTTCGACGCGGAGCTGCACCTCGTCTACGAGATCAGCCACAACCTCGTGCAGCTCGAGACGCATCCGGAGTTCGGCGACGTGTGGGTGCACCGTAAAGGTGCGACGCGCGCGTTCGGCCCGAATCACCCGGCGCTGCGCGACACGCGCTGGCACGACCGCGGTCATCCGGTGCTCATCCCCGGAAGCAACATGGATTACAGTTTCATCTTGCGGCCGCTCGAGGGCGCGGTGAAAAGCGCGTACTCCGTCAACCACGGCGCGGGCCGGCGCATGTCGCGGACTCAAGCCGAGCGGACGCTCGACCGGCGCGAAACGGATCGACGCTATCGCGATGCGGGCATTCTCGTCAACGCCGACGGCAAGGTTCCGATCGACGAATCGGCGCCGTGCTACAAGCCGTCGCGCGAGGTCATCGACGCGGTGCGCGAGGCCGGTCTCGCGGAGGTCGAGCACGAGTTGTGGCCGCTTGCCTCGCTGAAAGGGACCGACTGAGCGAAGGCCCATCGGAGCGTGCGCACTGTCCCGTTGGACGCTGTGCCTCCGTCTCGCTCCCGCCGATATCTATACGGAGGACTCGTGGCGGACTGCCGAGCTACGCTCGGCATACCACATCAATCACATCTCGGAGGTCTGATGTACCCGGTCACCCTCGGCGATCTGCTGATGAACGTCATCGAAAGCGAGGCGTCCGATCTGCACATCGTCGTCGGCTGTCCGCCGATCGTGCGACGGTTCGGCGAGCTGCAGACGCTCAACGACCGGACGATCGGCGCGGACGACGCGCGCGACCTCATCGCGTCGATCATGTCGCCCGAACAGCTCCAGGCGCTCAACCGCGCGCGGCAGATCGATTTCGCCTGCTCGATCCTCGGCGTTGCACGCTTCCGCGTCCACGTCTCATTCGAGCGCGACAATCTCACGGCCGAGTTCCGCGCGATCCCATACATCCCGCCGCGCCTCGAGGAACTTATGCTGCCGCCGGTCGTCGGCGAGATCGCGCAGCTGAACCGCGGTCTCGTCTTGGTCACCGGCCCGACGGGCGCCGGAAAATCGACGACGCTCGCCGCGATCGTCGATCGCATCAACCGCACGCGCAACGTCCGCGTCGTCACGATCGAAGAACCGATCGAGTTTCTTCACGGCAGCCAGAAGGCGATCATCACGCAGCGCGAGATCGGCCGCGATACTTTGACATACAGCGACGCGATCCGCGCGACGCTCCGTCAAGATCCCGACGTCATCCTGATCGGCGAGATGCGTGACCTCGATTCGATCTCACTCGCGCTTGCAGCCGCCGAGACCGGCCACCTCGTGCTCGCAACGCTCCACACGCTTTCGGCGCCGGATTCCGTCAACCGGATAGTCGACGTCTTCCCTCATGAGCAGCAGGACCAGGTCCGTATCCAGCTCGCGAGCGTCTTGGAGGCGGTCCTATCGCAACTGCTCGTCATGCGTGCCGATGGCGCCGGCCGAGCATGCGTCGTCGAGGTACTCCTCGGCACGTCGGGCGTCCGGACGCATATCCGCGACAACGAGGTCACAGAAATTCTCAGTTACATGCAGGGAGGTTTCGCGCAAGGGATGCAGACATTCGAGATGCATTTCGCGCGATTGGTCCAGGAAGGCGTCGTCTCTGCCGAGACGGCTCTCGCGAAAGCGCTGCGTCCGGACGACATGCAGCGCATGCTCGGCATTTCGCCCCTCGAGGCGCGCCGGACAGCGACCGGCGGCTAGCGCGCTGCGATGATCGAGACCGGCGGCCCTCGCGGCGTCGGCGAAATCGGCAGCGGCTCGGGCGTCGGCCCGAAGGCGGGCGCCCCTAGCGCCCCCGGCTCTGACCTCTTCAAGGCACCGAATTCACTTCGTTGGCCGTCCGAAAACCGGGCCTTCTGGCTGACGATATTGTTCGCGCCGATCACCATCGCCATCGTCGGCATCGTCCTCCCGGAAAAAATCGGCATCCAGCAGGTCGCGCTGCTCATCGTCGTCGGGATGGTATACGTGACGATCGCTCGCGGGCGGCTCTTGGGCACGAGTATCCGCGCGCACGAAGGTCAACTGCCGAAGCTCTATCTAGTGGTCGAGCGCTGCGCACGATTGCTCGGGTTGCCGATGCCGCACGTGTTCGTCCGCGAAGATCTCTACGTGTGCATCACGGGCATGGGCTTGGGCGACCCATACGCGCTCGCGCTGTCGAGCGTGTGGCTGCCGCATCTCGAAGAGGACGAGCTCACGTTCCTTGTCGGCGCCGAGCTCGGGCACATCGCCGCCGGACACACGCGGCTGACGTCGCTGTTCTCGGCGTCCGGCAAAGAGAATCCGGTGATCGCTTTGGTGTTCGGCGGTTGGCTGCGGCGCACCGAATACACGGCCGATCGAATCGGCCTGCTTTGCTGCGGCTCTTTGGATGCGGCGATCCGTGCTATCTTCAAGTGCTCGTTCCATCCGCTCGCGAGCCAGGTGAGCTACCTCGCGTTCTCTGATCAGCGCCGCGAGCTGGCAGTCGATCCGGGCCTGAAGATGGGCGAGTGGCTCGGTGAGACGCCCTATGCGGTCAACCGGCTTCGCGAACTCCATCAGTTCCACGAGTCGTCGCTCTACTCGCACTGGAAGCCGGAGTTCGATCGTCGACGCGAGGCTCTTGAGTCCGGCGTCGTTCCCGCGCTCGTGGCGCCGTGGGCGCCCCGCGATGCGAGCATGTTCCAGCGGGCGCTCGCGTTCTTCGTCGACTTCATGGTCGTGTCGAACATCGTCTCGGGCGTCACATTCCTACAGGACAATACGCCGACGAAGATCGCCGGGAAGGGCGCTCCGCCCGTCGATACGAGCGACCAGCTCGGGAACGCGATCGGAGCGTGGCTGCAAGCCCACAACGTCGCAGTGACGTTTTCGGCGGGCGGCGCGGTGTCGTTCGTTCTCGTCATGGCGTACAGCGCGCTGCTCGTCGCGTTCACCGGCCGCACGTTCGGCATGATGGCATTTGGCTTGCGCGTCGTGAAGAACGACCTATCGCGCGTGAGCGGCGCTCGGGCGGTATGGCGTTACTTCCTCGCGTTCTGGTCAGTCTTGACGATGGTGCCGATGGTCTGGCCGTTCTTCACGAGGCGCTGGATACACGACATCTTCTCGCAAACGCGTCTCATCCGCGGCGGCTCCTAGCCGGCCGGACGATTTCGTACCGTCGCGATCTTGCAACTAGAGATTGTAGCGGTCGACGTTTACGTCGACCGCCGCGGTCTTGCATGCACGGCCGCGCCGGTCGAGCTAAAGCTCGACCGCTACAGCAGTATATCGCACATCGCGGGACCTTCTCGCCCGCCGCGCGAAGATCGGATCGATGACTCCCGCGCACATCGTCTACGACAACGGCGTCCTTACGCTGCTTGATCAGACCAAGCTTCCGGCCACCGTCGAATTCGTCGAGCTTCGCGACGCGAGATCCGTCGCAAGCGCGATTTCCCGGATGATCGTGCGCGGTGCTCCGGCGATCGGCATCACCGGTGCGTATGGCGTCGCGCTCGCGGTGCGTGCGTCGGCCGGCCGACCCGATTTCTTGGCTTCGCTCGAAACGGCCGCAGAGACGTTGTCCGCATCGCGGCCGACGGCGGTCAACCTCGCGTGGGCGGTCGGCAAGGTCCGCGACGAAGTCGCGTCGCTGGCAGCTTCAGGCGCCGGACCGCAAGCGCTTATCAACGCAGCCGATCGTGGCGCGAAAGCGATCCACGACGACGATATCGACCGCTGCCGGCGCATCGGCGACTACGGCGCGTCGTTGTTGCCGGCAGGCAAAGACGTCATGACGCATTGCAATACCGGCAGTCTCGCGACGGGCGGCTACGGCACGGCGCTCGGGGTCATCCGCTCGGCGTGGCGCGACGGCCGCATCCGCAGCGTGCTCGCCACCGAAACGCGCCCGCTCCTTCAAGGAGCGCGTCTCACCGCCTGGGAGTTACTGAGCGACGGCATACCTCACACGATCATCACCGACTCGATGGCGGGGCACTTCATGAAGACCGGTGTCGTCGGTGCGGTCATGGTCGGCGCAGATCGGATCGCGCGCAACGGCGATACCGCGAACAAGATCGGCACGTACGGTCTCGCCGTACTCGCGCGCGCGCACGGCATCCCGTTCATCGTCGCGGCGCCGCTCTCGACGTTCGACCTAAAAGCTGCCTCCGGAGCCGACATTCCCATCGAACAGCGTGACCCCCAAGAAGTGACGTCGTTCGCGGGCGTTGCCGTCGCACCGGCCGGTTCGTCCGCCGCGAATCCGGCGTTCGACGTGACACCTGCGGAATACATCACGACGATCGTGACCGAACGCGGCGCGCTTTCGGCGCCGTTCGTTGAATCGATTGACAGCGTGCTTTCCAAGGTCCGCGAGAGCGCGGGCACGCGGTCATGAGCCCGGCAACGCGCGCCAAGGCGGGCATACTCGATTTCCTTGCGGCGCCGCCAGGTTCGCCGCCGCCGCTCATCGTCTTATACGGCAAGGAGCATCTGCTCGCCGACCGCGCGATAACCGAGATCGTCAAGGCGGCGGTGCCCGACGAGACCTTGCGCGACCTCAACGTCGACTCGCTCGACGCTTCGTCGCTCGAAAACGCCGGATCGATCATCGGACGCGTCAGCGCGCTGCCGTTCCTCGCGCAGCGGCGTGTCGTCATCGTGCGCGGCTCGATCGATCTCAAGAAAGACGACCGCGACGCGATCGTCGTCGCGTGCGAGGATGTGCCCGAGCATGCGGTCCTTATCGTCGATCATTCGGGCCGGCCGGCGCGACCTCAAGGACGCAAGCCGAAAGACGAAGCCGCCGCCTTTGCCGCTGGCACCAAGGGCTCGCTATTGCTCGACTGCACGCTGAGCGCTCCCGAGGCGGCACGGTTCGTCGACGAATGTGCGGCCGAAGCCGGCGTCAAGGTCGACTCGGACGCGCGTGAGATGCTCGCGGCGACCGAAGACGCATCGGAGATCAAGAACGCGTTGGACCGTCTCGCGCTGACGACAAAGCGGGTCAAGGTCGCTGACGTCCGCGACTATCAAGTGTCTCCACAAGAAGCGAAGCTTTGGGATCTTGCCGACGCCGTGCACGATAGACGCGTCGATCGTGCGCTCGCGCTCGCGCGCGAGTTCTTCGACAGTCCCGTCGGACCGCTGCAGTGGCTTGCGGGCGACGCGCAGGTCATCTGGGAGTTGAGCGCCGGGGCACGACCCGACGAGTATGCACGCGCGACCGGACAAAATGCATGGCGCATCGGCAAGCTGACCGGCGCAGCTCGACGGATCACGCCGGCAGCTGCACGGCGCAACGTCGACATCACGATGAAAGCGCTCGAACGCTGCATCACCGGCAAGCGCGAGCCGGTGCAGACGCTCGAAGAAGTGATCGTGCGCCTGTGCGAGACCCCGAAATAGCGCGCTGAGCATGCTGTCGCAGGCGTGACGGTCTGCAGGTCGGCGGGTCCCCACCCTCGGACCTCATGGTATGGAGATCATTCTTGAGCAGTGTACGCTTCGGGAGTGGCGGCCGAGCGATGAGGCGTCGCTAGTCAAGCACGCGAACAACAAGAACGTCTCGCGCAACTTGTCGGACATCTTCCCATATCCATATACTGCTGAGGCCGCGCGCGCGTGGCTCGGAAAGCATGAGGGCGTCCAACCGCAGCGCGACTTCGCGATCGTGATTGACGGAGACGCAGTCGGCGGCGTCGGTCTGTATCCCGGCAAAGATATCTTCCACCGCTCAGCCGAGATCGGGTATTGGCTCGGCGAGGAGTATTGGGGGCGTGGAATCGTCACCGAGGCGGTGCGAGCAGTGACGAAGTATGGATTCGAGGCCTTCAATCTTATGCACATCTTCGCCGGATGTTTCGAACGCAACACCGGGTCGCGGCGTGTTCTCGAGAAGGCCGGCTTTGAATTGGAAGGCCGCCTTCGCATGCACGCCACGAAGGACGGCGTGACGATGAACGACGTCGTCTACGGGATCGTCCGGCCTGGAGTAAGCGTTCCGGATTAGGCGAGGCCGCGACGGTCGGGCGTAAAGGTCGACCGCTCCACTCTCACGCCGAATGGCCGGGCCGCGGCGGTCGAGATAAATCTCGACCGCTGTCAGACCCTTCCGCTACAATATCGACATCGCGTAAAGGTTGACCGCTCCACCCGTTCATAATATAACCTTGTGACCACTTCGTATTCCTCGCCCTTCTCGTGGCGCTACGGGCACCCCGCGATGCGCGCCCTGTTCTCAGAACAGACGAAGCGCCGCATGTGGCGGCGTCTCTGGCTAGCCCTGGCTCGCGCGCAATCGAAGGCCGGCCTCGTGTCGGGAGAAGAGGTCGCCGATCTCCGCCGCTTCGTCGACGCGGTCGACATCGAGGCGGCGCACAAGATCGAAACCGAGATCGGTCACGATCTCATGGCCGAGCTACGCGTCTACGCCTCGCAGGCGAAGATCGGCGGCGGCAAGCTCCACCTCGGCGCGACGTCGATGGACATCGAGGACAACGTCGAGATCGCGCGTATGAAGGCGGCGATCGCCGGCCGCGACATGCTTGCCGCCAACATCCGCGGCCTGCTCGGCGATCTCGCCGAGAAGATCGAGAAGTACGCGGCCCTCCCGTGCATGGCGTACACGCATCTCCAGGCGGCCGAGCCGTCGACGCTCGGTTTCCGCATGACGCTGTGGGCTCAAGACATCGCCTCGGATCACGAGAACCTCCTCAGACTTGCGGAGTGGCTGCCCGCGAAAGGTCTTCGGGGCGCGGTCGGCACATCGGCCTCGTACGACGCCTTGCTGCGCGGCACGAAGATCACTTCGGACGACCTCGAGCGCGAGATCCTGAGCGAGTTCGGCTTGCACGCGGGCGCGGTGTCGGGCCAGACGTATCCGCGCAGGCTCGACTATCTCGTCGTCTCGGCCCTCGCCGCGTTTGCCGCATCGTGCGCGAAGCTCGCCTTCGACTTTCGGATCCTTGCAAGCGCTGGGTTCGGCGAGCTCGGCGAACCTTTCGGTCGCAAGCAAGTCGGTTCATCGGCGATGCCGCACAAACGCAACCCGATCCTGAGCGAGCGGATCGACTCGCTCGCACGGATCGTCGGCGCGAACGTCAACGTCGTCTGGCAGAACGCCGCCGACAACCTGCTCGAGCGGACGCTCGACGACTCTGCCAATCGACGCTCGGTCATTCCCGAGTCGTTTCTCGCGGCCGACGAGATCTGCTCGCTCGCGCGCAAAGTCATCACCGGGATGCGCGTCGACGAACGGCGCATCGCGATGAACCTCGCCTGGTTCGGCCCGTTCTCGGCGACCGAGGCAGTTCTCATGGCGGCAGCCGCAAAAGGCGCAGACCGCCAAGAGCTCCACGAAGTGATGCGTGAAGCGGCGATGCAGGCGTGGGAGAGCATCGAGCGCGGCCAAGAGAATCCGCTCAAGGGCATCATCGCTCGCGACAAACGCGTACGTGAATACCTCGACGAGAAACAGATCGACGCGCTCATGGATCCGGCGTCGCACACCGGTTCCGCCGCACAGCGGGCGCGCGATTACGCGCACCGCCTGCGCGTACTTGAAGCGCAAGGCGCCACAACCGCGCCATTCTTGACGGAGATGGGGATAGAGGCATGAACAAAGGACCCGAAGTCGCGCGCGGCAAGACCAAGGTGCTCTACCGCTCCGCCGACCGGCCGGACGCGGTCGTCGTCGTTTCGCAAGATCAGATCACCGCGGGCGACGGCGCGAAGCGGCACGTCATCGGCGGAAAAGGGCGTCTCGCCGCGCTGACGACCGCGCGGGTCTACCGCCTCCTGAGCGCATCCAATATTCCGACCCACTACTTGAGCGGCGGCGAAGACGACGACGCGAACGAGATGCTCGTCCGCCACTGCGAGATGATCCCGATCGAGGTCGTCGTGCGCGGCATCGCGGCGGGCTCGTACGTAAAACGCAATCCGGGCGTCAAGCCCGGCACGGTCATCGCGCCTCGGCTCGTCGAATATTTCTTCAAAGACGACGCGAATCACGATCCGCAATACACGGCCGAGCGCATCATCGACGAAGGTATCGCGACCCAGGCTGAACTCGCGCAGATGACCGACATCGCGCGCATCGTCTTCGACGTTCTCGCGCACGCATGGAAGCGCCAGAACGTTTTGCTCGTCGACCTCAAAGTCGAGTTCGGACGCGCTCCGAAAGCCGACGGCGGCACGGAGATCCTGCTCGCCGACGTCATCGACAACGATTCGTGGCGCATCTGGCCCGGCGGCGATCAGTCGGCGATGCTCGACAAGCAGATCTACCGCAACATCCAAGTGCCGTCGGAGGCCGACCTCGCGAACGTCAAAGGCAAATACGAAGAAGTCGCCGAGCGCGTCGGCCAATTCCAGAAGACGACCGGCGGCTTCGTCGGCATCGTCATGGGATCGTCGGGCGACGACGCACACGCCGAACGAATCCTCAAGGCCCTTTCCGCGCTCGGCGTCCCCGCGCGCAAGCACGTCGCTTCGGCGCACAAGACGCCGTTGTACGCGCTCGAAAAAGTGAGCCGCCTCGACGGCATGCTCGGGAGAGTCGTCTACATCACCATCGCCGGCCGCAGCAATGCGCTCTCGGCATTCGTCGATGCGGCGACCGCGAACTGCGTCATCGCATGTCCGCCGATCGGATCAAATTTCTCAGGCATGGATATCCTGTCGAGCTTGAGCCTGCCGTCGGGCATCGCGAGCATGGTCGTCCTCGAACCGGAGAACGCCGCGCTCGCTGCCGCGAAGATCCTCGCGGTCGACGACACGGTCTTGTACGGCCGCGTCCTGGTCGCGCAGTACAAGAACCGGACGAACGTCGTCGACGCCGATGCTCGCGCGGGCGGTTCGGTAAGCCAAGCGCCGCCGAACGGGAAGGCATCGCAGAATTGACCGTGACCCTCGACCCGGTCGCGTACTCAGCCGAGCCGCTGCGGCTCGAAGGATCCGATGCAGAACTCGAGCGCCTCGCCCGTCGCGAGGCGCTCGCGCTCACGGCAGGCGAACTGCGCGCGATCGTCGCGCGCATCGGACGTAACCCGACGCGTGCCGAAGCGCACGCGTTCTCGATCCAGTGGAGCGAGCATTGCTCGTATAAGAGCAGCCGCGCGCTGCTCAAGAAGTTGCCGAAACGGTCGTCCGACGTGCTCGTGCCGGTCGGCGAAGACGCGGGCGTGCTCCGTCTGGGCGAGGTCGACGGCGTGACGTACGGCGTCGTCGTCGCGCACGAGAGTCACAACCATCCGTCACAGGTCGTGCCGTTCGAAGGCGCCGCGACCGGCGTCGGCGGCATCTTACGCGACGTCCTATGCATGGGCGCGGAAGTCGTCGCGAGCGCCGACCAGCTGCGCTTCGGCGGCCTCGGGCTCGGCACGCACCAAGCGTACGTCGCGGCGGGCGCTGTCGACGGCATCGCGGCGTACGGCAACGCCGTCGGCGTGCCGAACATCGCGGGCGACGTCTATTTCCATCCGTCGTTCGCCGACAATTGCCTCGTCAACGTCGTCGCGCTCGGAATCGTCCGCGCCGATCGGATCGTCCACAGCCGCGTTCCAGCAAACGGCGAAGGCTTCGATCTCATCCTCGTCGGCAAGGCGACCGACGCGTCCGGATTCGGCGGCGCAGCTTTCGCCTCGCTCGTCCTCGATGCGAGTGAAGCTCATGCCAACAAGAGCGCCGTCCAGGTGCCGGACCCGTTCCTCAAAAGCGTCATCATGCGCGCGACATACGCGGTGTTCCGCGAGGCGTTCTCGCGCAAGATCCCGATCGGGTGCAAGGACCTCGGCGCCGGCGGCATCATGGGCAGCTCGAGCGAGCTGTGCGATGCGGGCGGCTTCGGCGCGACGATCGATCTCGATGCCGTGCCGGTCGCGACTCCGGGCCTGACGCCGTTCGTCATCGCATGCGCGGAAACGCAAGAGCGCATGCTGCTCGCCGTGCCGCCGTCGTTCACGCCGGTCGTGCTTTCGATCTACAACGAGCGCTTCACGCTCCCGGACGTCGCCGCGAACGCGAAAGCCGCGGTCATCGGCCGAGCGACAGCAGACCGTCGCTATCGCCTACTCGCCAAGGGTGTCGCGGTGTGCGACCTGCCGATCGACGTCCTCACCGGACCGGTTGCTGCAGAGCGCGTGAGCGGTCCCGAAACGGTCAAGCCGCGATCGACCGATCAGTCGACGCACGTCGTCGAGCGCAGCACCATAGAGGATCTGCTGAAAACTGTACTCGCGCATCCCGACGTCTGCAGCCGCCGCCCGCTCCTCGAGCACTACGACTGCGCTGTTCGCGGCGCGACGGTCGCACCGCCGGGTTATGCCGATGCAGGCGTCATCATCGTCAAGCGCGGCGGACATCTCGGCGTCGCGCTCTCCGTTGACGGCAATCCGCGCTACGGCGCGATCTCCGCACGTCACGCGGCGGCGCTCGCCGTCGTCGAGTCGGCGCGCAACGTCGCGGCCGTCGGCGCACATCCGATCGGTCTCACCGACTGTCTCAACTACGGTAATCCTGAAGATCCGATGGCCTACCGCCAGCTCGCGGACGGCGTCGAAGGGTTGGCGGAGGCCGCGAACGCGCTCCACGTCACCGAAGCAGACGACCCGCTCCCGTTCGTCAGCGGCAACGTCAGCCTCTATAACGAGTCGTCGGGCGGTGGCGCGATCGCGCCGTCGGCGATCGTCGCGTGCATCGGTCGCGTCGATGATGTCGGGCGCGTCGTTTCGATGCGGCTCACCGCGGGAGAGCACCGGCTGCTCGTCCTCGGACCGCGCACGGCTGCGCTCGGCGGGTCGGTCGCCGGCATCGTCCTCGGTGCGCCCGTGAGCGAGCTGCCCGATGTCGATTATGAAGAGGCTTCCGCATCGATCCGCGCCGTCGTCGAAGCGATCGAAGCAGGCGTGGTGAGCGCCGCACACGACATCAGCGACGGCGGCCTGCTCGCGTGCGTCGCGGAGATGTGCCTGGGCGGAGACGCCGACGGTACGATCGGCGCAAGGCTCACCGCGCCATCGGTCTGGGCGCCGGATATTTCACCGATCGCTGCGCTTTTCGGCGAGGCAGGCGGGTTCGTCGTCGAGATCCCGGCCGATCGCCTCGGCCATTTCGAAGCGATCTGCACTCGCACGGGCGCAGCGCCCATCGCGATCGGCACGACCGGCGGTGCGACGCTTCACGTGAGCGGACTATGTGACGTACCGTTGACGACGCTCGCAGAGGCCTGGACAGGCACGTTGCGGGAACTCTACGCGTGATGAATAGCATTTATGATTTCGAAGCAAGCAACGCGCGGCGAAATGTAGTAGGCCGACCGAAGGTCGGCGCCGAGCTGCGCTCGGCCTACTACATCCCCTTAATCGTTGCAACTATTTGCGCGTTTGCGCTCATGGGTGCGGCGCCGGCGCCGAGCGCGACTGCCGCGCCGGCAAACGTCGTACGCGCGACGCTTGCGAACGGGATGCAAGTCGTCATCCTGCCGAACGCGCTAGCGCCGGTCGCGACAACGGTCATGATGTATGGCGTCGGCTCCGACGACGACACGATGCCCGGCATCGCGCACGCCACGGAGCACATGATGTTCCGCGGCACGAGCGATCTGTCGGCTGGTCAACTCTCGGACATCGCCGCCCGCATGGGCGCGGTCTACGATGCGCAGACGTCGAACGAGTGGACCCTCTACTGGTTCAAGCTGCCATCGGCCTACGTCGACGTCGCGCTCCACGTCGAGGCCGATCGCATGTCGAATGCGACGATCAGCCAGGCGGACTGGGCGACCGAACGCGGCGCGATCGAGCAAGAGATTCAAGCGCAGGCGAGC encodes the following:
- a CDS encoding PilT/PilU family type 4a pilus ATPase; amino-acid sequence: MYPVTLGDLLMNVIESEASDLHIVVGCPPIVRRFGELQTLNDRTIGADDARDLIASIMSPEQLQALNRARQIDFACSILGVARFRVHVSFERDNLTAEFRAIPYIPPRLEELMLPPVVGEIAQLNRGLVLVTGPTGAGKSTTLAAIVDRINRTRNVRVVTIEEPIEFLHGSQKAIITQREIGRDTLTYSDAIRATLRQDPDVILIGEMRDLDSISLALAAAETGHLVLATLHTLSAPDSVNRIVDVFPHEQQDQVRIQLASVLEAVLSQLLVMRADGAGRACVVEVLLGTSGVRTHIRDNEVTEILSYMQGGFAQGMQTFEMHFARLVQEGVVSAETALAKALRPDDMQRMLGISPLEARRTATGG
- a CDS encoding phosphoribosylaminoimidazolesuccinocarboxamide synthase — protein: MNKGPEVARGKTKVLYRSADRPDAVVVVSQDQITAGDGAKRHVIGGKGRLAALTTARVYRLLSASNIPTHYLSGGEDDDANEMLVRHCEMIPIEVVVRGIAAGSYVKRNPGVKPGTVIAPRLVEYFFKDDANHDPQYTAERIIDEGIATQAELAQMTDIARIVFDVLAHAWKRQNVLLVDLKVEFGRAPKADGGTEILLADVIDNDSWRIWPGGDQSAMLDKQIYRNIQVPSEADLANVKGKYEEVAERVGQFQKTTGGFVGIVMGSSGDDAHAERILKALSALGVPARKHVASAHKTPLYALEKVSRLDGMLGRVVYITIAGRSNALSAFVDAATANCVIACPPIGSNFSGMDILSSLSLPSGIASMVVLEPENAALAAAKILAVDDTVLYGRVLVAQYKNRTNVVDADARAGGSVSQAPPNGKASQN
- the mtnA gene encoding S-methyl-5-thioribose-1-phosphate isomerase, which gives rise to MTPAHIVYDNGVLTLLDQTKLPATVEFVELRDARSVASAISRMIVRGAPAIGITGAYGVALAVRASAGRPDFLASLETAAETLSASRPTAVNLAWAVGKVRDEVASLAASGAGPQALINAADRGAKAIHDDDIDRCRRIGDYGASLLPAGKDVMTHCNTGSLATGGYGTALGVIRSAWRDGRIRSVLATETRPLLQGARLTAWELLSDGIPHTIITDSMAGHFMKTGVVGAVMVGADRIARNGDTANKIGTYGLAVLARAHGIPFIVAAPLSTFDLKAASGADIPIEQRDPQEVTSFAGVAVAPAGSSAANPAFDVTPAEYITTIVTERGALSAPFVESIDSVLSKVRESAGTRS
- the purL gene encoding phosphoribosylformylglycinamidine synthase subunit PurL, which translates into the protein MTLDPVAYSAEPLRLEGSDAELERLARREALALTAGELRAIVARIGRNPTRAEAHAFSIQWSEHCSYKSSRALLKKLPKRSSDVLVPVGEDAGVLRLGEVDGVTYGVVVAHESHNHPSQVVPFEGAATGVGGILRDVLCMGAEVVASADQLRFGGLGLGTHQAYVAAGAVDGIAAYGNAVGVPNIAGDVYFHPSFADNCLVNVVALGIVRADRIVHSRVPANGEGFDLILVGKATDASGFGGAAFASLVLDASEAHANKSAVQVPDPFLKSVIMRATYAVFREAFSRKIPIGCKDLGAGGIMGSSSELCDAGGFGATIDLDAVPVATPGLTPFVIACAETQERMLLAVPPSFTPVVLSIYNERFTLPDVAANAKAAVIGRATADRRYRLLAKGVAVCDLPIDVLTGPVAAERVSGPETVKPRSTDQSTHVVERSTIEDLLKTVLAHPDVCSRRPLLEHYDCAVRGATVAPPGYADAGVIIVKRGGHLGVALSVDGNPRYGAISARHAAALAVVESARNVAAVGAHPIGLTDCLNYGNPEDPMAYRQLADGVEGLAEAANALHVTEADDPLPFVSGNVSLYNESSGGGAIAPSAIVACIGRVDDVGRVVSMRLTAGEHRLLVLGPRTAALGGSVAGIVLGAPVSELPDVDYEEASASIRAVVEAIEAGVVSAAHDISDGGLLACVAEMCLGGDADGTIGARLTAPSVWAPDISPIAALFGEAGGFVVEIPADRLGHFEAICTRTGAAPIAIGTTGGATLHVSGLCDVPLTTLAEAWTGTLRELYA
- a CDS encoding RDD family protein produces the protein MIETGGPRGVGEIGSGSGVGPKAGAPSAPGSDLFKAPNSLRWPSENRAFWLTILFAPITIAIVGIVLPEKIGIQQVALLIVVGMVYVTIARGRLLGTSIRAHEGQLPKLYLVVERCARLLGLPMPHVFVREDLYVCITGMGLGDPYALALSSVWLPHLEEDELTFLVGAELGHIAAGHTRLTSLFSASGKENPVIALVFGGWLRRTEYTADRIGLLCCGSLDAAIRAIFKCSFHPLASQVSYLAFSDQRRELAVDPGLKMGEWLGETPYAVNRLRELHQFHESSLYSHWKPEFDRRREALESGVVPALVAPWAPRDASMFQRALAFFVDFMVVSNIVSGVTFLQDNTPTKIAGKGAPPVDTSDQLGNAIGAWLQAHNVAVTFSAGGAVSFVLVMAYSALLVAFTGRTFGMMAFGLRVVKNDLSRVSGARAVWRYFLAFWSVLTMVPMVWPFFTRRWIHDIFSQTRLIRGGS
- the purB gene encoding adenylosuccinate lyase, translating into MTTSYSSPFSWRYGHPAMRALFSEQTKRRMWRRLWLALARAQSKAGLVSGEEVADLRRFVDAVDIEAAHKIETEIGHDLMAELRVYASQAKIGGGKLHLGATSMDIEDNVEIARMKAAIAGRDMLAANIRGLLGDLAEKIEKYAALPCMAYTHLQAAEPSTLGFRMTLWAQDIASDHENLLRLAEWLPAKGLRGAVGTSASYDALLRGTKITSDDLEREILSEFGLHAGAVSGQTYPRRLDYLVVSALAAFAASCAKLAFDFRILASAGFGELGEPFGRKQVGSSAMPHKRNPILSERIDSLARIVGANVNVVWQNAADNLLERTLDDSANRRSVIPESFLAADEICSLARKVITGMRVDERRIAMNLAWFGPFSATEAVLMAAAAKGADRQELHEVMREAAMQAWESIERGQENPLKGIIARDKRVREYLDEKQIDALMDPASHTGSAAQRARDYAHRLRVLEAQGATTAPFLTEMGIEA
- a CDS encoding GNAT family N-acetyltransferase — translated: MEIILEQCTLREWRPSDEASLVKHANNKNVSRNLSDIFPYPYTAEAARAWLGKHEGVQPQRDFAIVIDGDAVGGVGLYPGKDIFHRSAEIGYWLGEEYWGRGIVTEAVRAVTKYGFEAFNLMHIFAGCFERNTGSRRVLEKAGFELEGRLRMHATKDGVTMNDVVYGIVRPGVSVPD